The Apteryx mantelli isolate bAptMan1 unplaced genomic scaffold, bAptMan1.hap1 HAP1_SCAFFOLD_20, whole genome shotgun sequence genome contains the following window.
agagtgggacatctccacctcttgcagataaccattctctgatgagacaaattgtaatgccggaatcagtcttccttgaaTGCTTACAGAGGGACcaagggtgattattttagtttacttcagggaacatttcccaggaggatggagcacaagagacagagaaagtcaggacttcagctgggcccctgcttctgagagggtccaggctcctgggatggagggagcacctggcaacaaggcagcactgccgaagacagctgtgtgcaggagcagctcctctgcaaagaacagcagggctccaggcactgcctgctgctgctgacatgagataaggcagagagaagtgaaaggcagtgtggagtgggacagaggagagctccttgtgggagaaatcttcacagccttttgcacggtatgtctctggttgcagggcaatgctactgaggttcctgcaggggtcttctaaacccatctcatcccataactgataggctttttaaggattgctctcctagctcctccaatgcacaggcagtggaggagatgcttcagagtagggattccctgcTACACCATCAGAAGGACAGGGCACGCTGCTCCATTctcgcagggatggctgcaggggtgtgaagtcagggagtgcacacaagtttgcccagggctgtaattcagagcagcgtctagacagtgactctgctgcctgcgaggatcagcactcagcctgcccagagagctccccatgacACTGTGCAGAGAAGCTCTgagtggaaggagtgacccccagcAGGTCAGgtacattctcctgctgagagggtgctgcatgggtcaaggctgctcacagctctagctcatgcacatgccatgtctgaggggtgttttcaagaggaagatcaagagaagggctacttgcaagagaaggagctttccttcgggtgtctgcactttcagtttcctatttttggcagggagaatgaaggaacaagttttctgttttggcaagaaaGTAGGACTccaaaaccttcactctgagagattaataggtctgtgagaaacctcatcaagccgcttcatccccacctcagcctacagacagcatcaacatcacctttctgacctcataggagtttatgtgacctcttccttaggacgtgcatgcacagagatgcccctgggcagtgccctgatcTGAGAGGTTTCTGAGGGCAGAACAGAGCACAAGGAGGGTGGGATGAGGGCTGTGAGCACTGATTGGGaagagatgttgggacagagtaagagctccaggcagcagagacagcTCCAGGCAACAGAGATgggcaggagaagagagagaactgctaacagaatcatcatgggaggatggatttgggcaagtcatggtcagtccctgcaatgcagacaccttcctctcagcaagccccctgtgtctcccctccctcccagtagagcctctgccctgacagccatggggtccagggcatgagcagcctcctctgcagccagacctccagcagaggagaggagtatctctcctgccatgggcccatttaCTGCTTCCCAACAAAGTTGCTgacagcgactgccctgcaatgtcgccGTCTGCGAGGTGGTAGgcccatgtgggtaaggtgagggctttcctgagtgcccatctgcctctctctccttgcctcccttggcagcaggatcatggtgttgctccttgtttccccttctgtccatgctgttcctgttcttctctcaggctccctgggttTCAGGTTTTTCAGCTGCaattcagacacctgccctgcaagttgtgccaGAGGgtggtctgcttgggagtgaggtgtctgcagcccccttctagcctcggtggctcCATGAAATGcactctgtggggctgggaattgagctgactctcccttaaggagagcccatcttcagtctttaacatcctttgaccatttccctgtcacatcctgccaggctgcaagctgccctccagaagggcactgctgcctcatagcatctctgtgatgtccagaagacccgtgaggaatctgcagagatgctgagagtatggaaatggtgttggggaactgtatatgggtggctgaaaagagccctgtgtgtccttggctagaggGGGAGTgtagagacctccctctggtgccctgagaaagggagagatgcttggagatctgcggttttgaaactggactcgtctgctctcagcagggctggtttctttttagggcaacatatgggagcgatcatcccccagctccaagaggtgcgagcaaatgacagctgggaagaaggctaacagacagacaagctgtcctcactctgcaccaagcgacagggaatccatttttctcaggattcacagtagaaatgctgagaattgctgcctttgagggtcactccgcaggggtgacaggggcatctcaaagaaaataaacactattaaaaaatcacgtgaactctgttcctcaaccctcattctttagaagtggtggtgcagatgctgaaaagcccttccacatgcccagtggatttcacctgacaggaactgtaaATGTCAGAGATAGTCACAACCATTCCCATGTGTCCCACCACTgtgagtccctgctcctcacagcagactctgccagtgcaaagtggagttcaagcaagggagctgcacacagatcctctccgtaaagagagaggcaatgtggggggttgcatgagaactgcaacattcggggggggggggttgctttaaaaatgtctctgctaacttctcaatgtctttttttctttggacaatccccaaagcccagagggagcaaaatgtccaacagcagctccctcaatgaattgctcctcctggcattcgcagaaacgcgggagctgcagctcttgcacttctcgctctttcTGGGCATCTACCTAGCTGCCCtcctgagcaatggcctcatcatcacagccgtagcctgcgaccaccgcctccaaacccccatgtacttcttcctcctcaacctttccttccttgaccttggcaccatctccaccactgtccccaaatccatgaccaattccctctggaacaccagggccatttcgtactcaggatgtgctgcacaggtcttcctggttgtcttcttttttacaggagagttctctcttctcacagtcatggcctatgaccgctttgtggccatctgtAGAccgctgcactatgggaccatcatgggtggcagagcttgtgtcaaaatggcagcagctgcctggggcagttgttTTCTGAATGcactgctgcacactgggaacaccttttcactaccactctgcaaaggccatgtggtggaccagttcttctgtgaaattccccagatcctcaaactctcctgcgcagactcctacttcagggaagttgggcttattgtggttagtctctgtttattctctgggtgtttccttttcattgtgctgtcctacgtgcagatcttcactgctgtgctgaggatcccctctgagcagggacgacacaaagccttttccatgtgcctccctcacctggccgtggtctccctatgTGTCAGCACTGTAATGTTTGCCTACATGAAGCCCCCCtcgatctcctccccagctctggatttggtggtgactattctgtatttggtggtgcctccaacactgaaccccctcatctacagcatgaggaacaaggagctcaaagatgccctgaggaaagtgatttcatggacagttttcagcagtggtaaaattgcctttgctctccacaattgaatcccagtgtatacCAACCAGCCCTGagttttctttgttcactttatttttattattactaccaTTGTTATATTGTtttttatcatgttgctacacaaatgcttggattcattccacttttactgagattgctctgtctcacctggtacccatatcaaattgtgtctaatgctgcatcagaactgactccagcacagtatctctgtaataaagtaagttctacccagtgcagtgcctgaaggctgggcttttcttcccaagctggtgtcaggaataggcctaaggaattgcatgtcaaaagggcctgctgggcagagttgtccatgggtttagaagcaaaaagctcataatcatgtaatgaactcttagagaccaagggctggatttaggactcgcccatcactgtccagtagcagcggagatgacgaattgtcaatgatgatgtacacacccagggctgtTCCACacattaaagcacagtgtcagatgcctgtccttctggaggggaatctggaggtgccaggagagctctgggaatctcctgggacagtgtgtgcctggggtgagcAGTGAGTGGAGCAAGATGTGGAGGCACatctggacacaactagtacccttggaaatgctccatagtccctccaagcatctgccacatccacagtccctggagggattagaggccatgatccccatttggctgggtctgcttcccatcctgaccagcatggccagtgcagattgaccctgtggccctgtggccgcacaccccgctcactctgcagagcagcaccatcagctcagggccctgcggcagaagaggggagggggtgtgggaatggccagcgagatcagaggagggattgggagagatgagaaggaagtggaactgggcttgaacttgccgacctttaatgcaagacaatgttccgagtgtgggcacactgaagtgagctcccagtgcagagccagaagtccttgctctgctggccctccacgtggcctgggaagtgcctgaagaaggattaatgctccccaccctcccagctccttgtgccatcgtCCATCCTGATGGagaaaggctgggagcccttgtgggagcttgtgttgaaggaagcagcatccaggagccatatcagtttgctgctgtccctcaggccctgtccccagcacatgtccatcagacaatctcccccacactgtgtgctggtcctcaccccaaaagtcacccccagacaaggccccATGCAGAGCTGGAGAACTAAGCATGCAGCTGTGAGCCCTGAgaggacaagccctctcctgggtcctctgcagggctggcagggagcatgcagaggatgtCCTGGGGCTGCCTACttggcctgtagaccatcctcctcccatgggggccctcaggcaGGGTCTCTCAGAACAAAGATCCGgctcagcttgttgttgcatgagcagagaggagaaactgtcccaggaaactcctcccagacccggcccctcgtaccagccatttccagcactggccattgcccatggtgctggtgaggggtgatcttggaatgtgaacagctccgtctgcctgctggtctCAGCACCCTTATGGGGGGCTGGCCATCTTGCCTGGCCTCTTTgtgggctcagaccccagcagaccccagcacatggccttctgctaacgcTGGGGGGGGACAGAATGAGGactgggcaggggttggggactgatgggaggctgctgggcaggggggccTTGGGTGGacggggcactgaggtctgtcatggtgaccatgctggggagatgtttccccaccccgaaagcaccctgtcctgtgcagtgcctgtacaGTGAGGCAGTGGatccacatgcagggcagcagggctgggccagtgcagagatggggtgCAGGTGAGAGTCATGATACTCTGGGAAGCTctcgacagtcatggaggggacacactgctgctagcagggtcgggggtctctcaggggctgcagccactggcactgCTTTCCAGAACTCCATACCCAGGACAGGTGGTTGGTGCCCAAcatcacagctcatggtgccacctctcctgtgttgccatcatctctcaggagcactgctgggtgcgtcactccctgcctgggtgtggaaaggagctgctggaggtcttctcttctcacacctgctaatgctcgctctgccctggcatcggcccaacgtgtcatgttatgtctccatacggtCTCCTCCGAGACCACACAGGGACCTGCAGCACGGAgccctgcttggagctggccaccacagcttgTCTGAggggtcccaggagatcccagtaaGGCTGTatttggaggtgaggctgtgatggtCATTGGTCAACATAGACGGGATGGTCTGGCTAGGGGCCAAAGGGAGGAAAGGCCGAGAAacaagaagatgcagtaagggaaatttcaaaggagtttaaggaaaaaataatgaaacaacCATGGCAGCACTGCGGAAgtggccaggagatctttaaaaattctcctggggaaggcacttaccaacctgatctaactgtagagttagcccagcccagagcagatcatggtcctggagatctctggtggtccctcacaattcaaatcctctaggaggaaggggctggaaagtggagtcctgggcaggggaaactgctgtggggttgagtcCTTGCTGgtatttgtactgcctggtcaagcctgacctcagagttacacagtgagtgagttcatcctccaaaggagtctctgctccatgggcaacaggagtcaaaacagtgtCGGGAGagtgcagaaaagttctcaagaacacgc
Protein-coding sequences here:
- the LOC136996037 gene encoding olfactory receptor 14C36-like, which translates into the protein MSNSSSLNELLLLAFAETRELQLLHFSLFLGIYLAALLSNGLIITAVACDHRLQTPMYFFLLNLSFLDLGTISTTVPKSMTNSLWNTRAISYSGCAAQVFLVVFFFTGEFSLLTVMAYDRFVAICRPLHYGTIMGGRACVKMAAAAWGSCFLNALLHTGNTFSLPLCKGHVVDQFFCEIPQILKLSCADSYFREVGLIVVSLCLFSGCFLFIVLSYVQIFTAVLRIPSEQGRHKAFSMCLPHLAVVSLCVSTVMFAYMKPPSISSPALDLVVTILYLVVPPTLNPLIYSMRNKELKDALRKVISWTVFSSGKIAFALHN